The sequence GAATAGGAGCCATCGTCACGACCGTATCGAGATAACCGAGATTCTTTTTCAATCTCGCCGCCTCAAGCGACGTCCTATCCTCGAACGAATCACGCATCACATGAACATCCGTATACGAACAGATGCCCGAAGCCAAGATCCTGCCTGCCGCACTCTGCGACTCGGCACACACCTCGCCTGCCTTCTCCCACTCGTTCGCATCGATATGCTTCATCATCTCATGGCACACCCTGCG is a genomic window of Selenomonadales bacterium containing:
- a CDS encoding MotA/TolQ/ExbB proton channel family protein is translated as MEGYGILDWFVKGGIVMYPLLFCSLLVVAIAVERFRYYEKDAKEGRRVCHEMMKHIDANEWEKAGEVCAESQSAAGRILASGICSYTDVHVMRDSFEDRTSLEAARLKKNLGYLDTVVTMAPI